The following are encoded together in the Acidobacteriota bacterium genome:
- a CDS encoding ABC transporter ATP-binding protein — protein sequence MRTVPGEAMTAAATAVTADRLTKVYKVYASPWGRLREAVTRRPAHMPFRALDDVSFELPAGEGLGVVGENGAGKSTLLKIVAGVTRQTSGKLDVQGRVASILELGSGFHHEFTGRQNIRLSAAIVGLDERELRERTGDIIEFSELGPAIDQPVRSYSTGMTMRLGFSIAVQVEPNILVVDEALSVGDGYFQKKCMDRLQAFVAGGGTLLFCSHAMYYVTAFCQEALWLRQGEVAAAGPALRVVGEYERFLMAKSGESVQESDGGADPASALARIVSIRPHGAARRRASEPWALEIEWESREEEFGFHLAVGLDTADGVQVCAFTTERAGLSPVRGRGSHRAVVTVPRLPMTKGDYSACVFLLDEESLHVYDRKVAANVLEIEAGRFEPSLFDVPHEWELDGRRSGVSGEDAS from the coding sequence GTGAGGACGGTGCCGGGTGAGGCGATGACGGCCGCCGCCACCGCGGTCACGGCAGACCGTCTGACCAAGGTCTACAAGGTTTACGCCAGCCCCTGGGGGCGGCTGCGGGAGGCGGTGACGAGACGGCCTGCCCACATGCCGTTTCGGGCGCTTGACGACGTCAGCTTCGAACTGCCGGCCGGGGAGGGGCTGGGCGTGGTGGGGGAGAACGGCGCCGGTAAGAGCACCCTGCTCAAGATCGTCGCGGGGGTCACCCGGCAGACCTCGGGCAAGCTCGACGTCCAGGGCCGGGTCGCCTCGATCCTGGAACTCGGCTCGGGGTTCCACCACGAGTTCACGGGCCGCCAGAACATCCGCCTGAGCGCCGCGATCGTGGGGCTGGACGAACGCGAGCTCAGGGAGAGGACCGGCGACATCATCGAGTTCAGTGAGCTGGGGCCGGCGATCGACCAGCCGGTGCGTTCGTACTCGACCGGAATGACGATGCGGCTCGGCTTCTCGATCGCGGTCCAGGTCGAGCCGAACATCCTGGTCGTCGATGAGGCGCTCTCGGTCGGTGACGGCTACTTCCAGAAGAAGTGCATGGACCGGTTGCAGGCCTTCGTCGCCGGAGGCGGCACCCTCCTGTTCTGCTCGCACGCGATGTACTACGTCACCGCGTTCTGCCAGGAGGCGCTGTGGCTCCGCCAGGGCGAAGTGGCCGCGGCGGGCCCGGCGCTGCGCGTGGTCGGCGAGTACGAACGGTTCCTGATGGCCAAGAGTGGCGAGAGTGTCCAGGAGAGCGATGGAGGAGCCGATCCGGCAAGCGCCCTGGCGCGAATCGTCTCCATCCGGCCCCACGGCGCCGCCCGGCGCCGGGCTTCGGAGCCCTGGGCCCTCGAGATCGAGTGGGAGAGCCGGGAAGAGGAATTCGGCTTTCACCTGGCGGTGGGCCTCGACACCGCGGACGGCGTCCAGGTCTGCGCGTTCACGACCGAGCGGGCCGGCCTTTCGCCGGTCAGGGGGCGAGGCAGCCACCGGGCGGTGGTGACGGTGCCGCGGCTGCCGATGACGAAGGGGGACTACTCGGCCTGCGTGTTCCTGCTGGACGAGGAGTCCCTGCACGTCTACGACCGCAAGGTGGCAGCGAACGTGCTGGAGATCGAGGCCGGACGTTTTGAGCCGAGCCTGTTCGACGTGCCGCACGAGTGGGAACTCGATGGTCGGCGGTCCGGAGTATCCGGGGAGGACGCTTCATGA